CGCACGGGACGTAGACGTCCGGCAGGAAGTGCATCTCGATGCGGATGATGCCGTCGCCCTTGCACGCTTCACAGCGGCCACCCTTGACGTTGAAGCTGAAGCGCCCCTTGGCGTAGCCCCGCATGCGCGCCTCGGGCGTCAGCGCGAACACCTCCCGGATCAGGTCGAAGACGCCCGTGTAGGTGGCCGGGTTCGACCTCGGCGTCCGTCCGATGGGCGACTGGTCGATGTCGACGACCTTGCGAAGGTGCTCCAGCCCGAGGATCTCGTCGTGCTCGCCCGGGTGCAGCCGCGCGCCGTTCAGCGCGGAGGCCAGCCCCTTGTACAGGATCTCGTTGACGAGCGTGCTCTTGCCGGAGCCGGAGACGCCCGTGACGCAGACGAAAAGGCCGAGCGGGATCGTCACCGTGATGTTCTTGAGGTTGTGCTCACGCGCGCCCACCACGACCAGCTTGCGCTCCCCGGGCGCTCGCCGTCGCTCCGGAATCGGGATCGCCCGGCGGCCGCTGAGGTACGCGCCCGTCAGCGAGCGTTCGTTGCGCGCGATGGCTTCCGGCGGACCCTCCGCCACGATTTGGCCGCCGTGCTCGCCCGCGCCGGGCCCGACGTCGACGACCCAGTCGGCGGCGCGGATCGTGTCCTCGTCGTGCTCGACGACGATCAGCGTGTTGCCCATGTCCCGCAGGCGCTTCAGCGTTGCGATCAGGCGCTCGTTGTCCCGCTGGTGCAGGCCGATGCTCGGCTCGTCGAGGATGTAGAGGACGCCGACGAGCCCCGAGCCGATCTGCGTGGCGAGGCGGATACGCTGCGCCTCCCCGCCGGACAGCGTGGCGGCCATGCGGTCGAGCGTGAGGTAGTCGAGCCCGACGTCGATAAGAAAGCCCAGGCGCGCCTGGATCTCCTTCACCACAAGACGCGCGATGGCCCACTCGCGTGCGTCGAGTTGATGCTCCAAGCCGGCGAAGAAGGCGTTGGCCTGGCGGATGTCGAGCGCGGTCACCTCCGCGATGTTGCGCCCGGCGACCGTCACCGCCAGCGACTCGCGACGCAGGCGGCGGCCGCCGCACGCCGGGCACGGGCGCTGCGCCATGAACTGCTCAAGCTCCTGGCGCTCCGCGTCCGACGTCGTCTCCCGGTACCGCCGCTCCAGGTTCGCGAGCACCCCTTCGAACTGCACGTACCGCTCCCGCGTGCGGCCGAACCGGTTCCGGTAGCGGAAGCGGATCGGTTCGTCCCCCGCGCCGTGAAGGAGAATGCGCACGAACGCCGGGTCCTGCTCCGCGAGCGGCCGGTCGGTGCGGAAGCCGAAGTGGGCCGCCACGGCGGCCATCAGTTGCGGGTAATAGGTGCTGCCGTTGCGCGACCAGGGCACGACGGCGCCGTCGTCGATCGACCGGTTGAGGTCCGGGATGACGAGGTCCGGATCGAGCTCCATCCGGTACCCCAGGCCCGTGCACTCTGGGCAGGCGCCGTACGGGCTGTTGAACGAGAACATGCGCGGGGACAGCTCTTCCAACGTGGTGCCGCAGTCCGGGCAGGCGAAGCGCTGGCTGAACAGCAGCGTCTCCCCGTCGCCGTAGCGCGCCCGCCGCTCGGCCGCCCGCGTTCCCGCGCCACCGGCCGGGGCGCCGGCGGCGCCCGCTTCCGCCCCCTCGCCGGCCCGCTCGGCTTCCGCCGCGCGCGGCACGACGGCCACGGCGGCGAGGCCGTCGGCGTGCGCCAGCGCCGTCTCCAGCGAATCCGCGAGCCGGCTCTCCACGCCCGGCCGCAGCACGAT
This genomic window from Clostridia bacterium contains:
- the uvrA gene encoding excinuclease ABC subunit UvrA, with the protein product MSQDKIVIRGARQHNLKNVNLELPRDALIVFTGISGSGKSSLAFDTIYAEGQRRYVESLSAYARQFLGQMDKPDVDDIQGLSPAISIDQKTTSRNPRSTVGTVTEIYDYLRLLFARVGRPHCPDCGRPIQQQTVDQMVDRVMEWPEGTRIQVLSPVVRGRKGEHAKVFDDLRRAGFVRVRVDGQVYELDDVPKLEKNKKHDIEAIVDRIVLRPGVESRLADSLETALAHADGLAAVAVVPRAAEAERAGEGAEAGAAGAPAGGAGTRAAERRARYGDGETLLFSQRFACPDCGTTLEELSPRMFSFNSPYGACPECTGLGYRMELDPDLVIPDLNRSIDDGAVVPWSRNGSTYYPQLMAAVAAHFGFRTDRPLAEQDPAFVRILLHGAGDEPIRFRYRNRFGRTRERYVQFEGVLANLERRYRETTSDAERQELEQFMAQRPCPACGGRRLRRESLAVTVAGRNIAEVTALDIRQANAFFAGLEHQLDAREWAIARLVVKEIQARLGFLIDVGLDYLTLDRMAATLSGGEAQRIRLATQIGSGLVGVLYILDEPSIGLHQRDNERLIATLKRLRDMGNTLIVVEHDEDTIRAADWVVDVGPGAGEHGGQIVAEGPPEAIARNERSLTGAYLSGRRAIPIPERRRAPGERKLVVVGAREHNLKNITVTIPLGLFVCVTGVSGSGKSTLVNEILYKGLASALNGARLHPGEHDEILGLEHLRKVVDIDQSPIGRTPRSNPATYTGVFDLIREVFALTPEARMRGYAKGRFSFNVKGGRCEACKGDGIIRIEMHFLPDVYVPCEVCKGRRYNRETLEVKYKGKTIADVLDMSVDEALDFFDAVPAVRRKLQTLHDVGLGYIRLGQPATTLSGGEAQRVKLAAELSRRSDGGTLYILDEPTTGLHTADIEKLLQVLHRFVEDGDTVVVIEHNLDVIKTADWVIDLGPEGGDGGGRVVAEGTPEDVARAPGSHTGRFLRQILARQAAVAGA